A single genomic interval of Zingiber officinale cultivar Zhangliang chromosome 4A, Zo_v1.1, whole genome shotgun sequence harbors:
- the LOC121969354 gene encoding protein NRT1/ PTR FAMILY 5.1-like yields MDGKGYTRDGSVDLHGRPAVASRTGRWRACAFLVGYEAFERMAFYGVAANLVVYLTTQLREDTVSSVRNVNNWSGSVWLTPILGAYIADTYFGRFWTFTVSSLVYILGMVLLTMAVSIKSLRPTCSGEVCEKASAAQIAYFYAALYVMAVGAGGTKPNISTFGADQFDDFDPWEKKLKASFFNWWMFSSFLGGLIATLGLVYVQENVGWGVGYGIPTIGLVVSLLIFYLGTPNYRHKAVKDASPTRELRRVLATAFANRQLKLPGDPAELHELDPQHYLIAGKRRLCHSPSFRFLDRAAIKEGPNPCTVTQVQETKLVLGMALVWLTTLIPCTIFAQVNTLFVKQGITMDRRLGGRGFHLPAASLSSFIVVSMLVAVPLYDRYFVPFMRRRTGNPRGISLLQRVGIGFASHVLVTLVAYAVELRRLDAARRRGVLSPGQVVPMSILWLLPQYMLLGIGDVFNAIGMLEFFYDQSPEGMQSLGTTFFTSGIGAGNFLNSLLVTVVDRVTRREGGRSWIGNDLNSSHLDYYYAFLMALSALNLAAFVSVAAKYEYKREVVLEVAPPEGKASAVAGPGDRRV; encoded by the exons ATGGATGGCAAGGGGTACACGAGGGATGGGTCCGTGGACCTCCATGGCCGGCCTGCGGTCGCATCTCGGACTGGGAGGTGGAGAGCCTGCGCCTTCCTCGTAG GATACGAGGCGTTCGAGAGGATGGCCTTCTACGGCGTGGCCGCCAACCTGGTGGTGTACCTCACCACGCAGCTGCGCGAGGACACTGTGTCGTCGGTGAGGAACGTCAACAACTGGTCGGGGTCGGTTTGGCTCACGCCGATCCTCGGAGCTTACATCGCCGACACCTACTTCGGTCGCTTCTGGACCTTCACCGTCTCCTCCCTCGTCTATATCCTG GGGATGGTTCTGCTGACCATGGCAGTCTCCATCAAGTCTCTCCGGCCAACCTGCAGCGGCGAGGTGTGCGAGAAGGCGTCAGCGGCCCAGATCGCCTACTTCTACGCCGCTCTCTACGTCATGGCCGTCGGCGCCGGCGGCACCAAGCCCAACATCTCGACGTTCGGCGCCGATCAGTTTGATGACTTTGATCCCTGGGAGAAGAAGCTCAAGGCGTCCTTCTTCAACTGGTGGATGTTCAGCTCCTTCCTCGGCGGCCTCATTGCCACGCTCGGCCTCGTCTACGTGCAGGAGAACGTCGGGTGGGGCGTTGGGTACGGCATTCCGACCATCGGCCTCGTCGTCTCGCTCCTCATCTTCTACCTGGGCACGCCCAATTACCGGCACAAGGCCGTGAAGGACGCCAGCCCGACTAGGGAATTGAGGAGGGTTCTGGCGACGGCCTTCGCGAACCGACAGCTCAAGCTCCCCGGCGACCCGGCGGAGCTGCACGAGTTGGACCCGCAGCATTACTTGATCGCCGGGAAACGAAGGCTGTGTCATAGCCCTTCCTTCAGGTTTCTCGACCGAGCCGCCATTAAAGAAGGGCCGAATCCATGCACGGTGACGCAAGTCCAAGAGACGAAGCTCGTCCTTGGCATGGCGCTGGTGTGGCTCACCACCCTCATCCCCTGCACCATCTTCGCGCAGGTCAACACTCTGTTCGTGAAGCAGGGCATCACCATGGACCGCCGCCTCGGCGGCAGAGGATTCCACCTCCCCGCCGCCTCCCTCAGCAGCTTCATCGTCGTCTCCATGCTCGTCGCCGTCCCGCTCTACGACCGCTACTTCGTCCCCTTCATGCGCCGGCGCACCGGCAACCCCCGGGGCATCTCCCTGCTGCAGCGCGTCGGCATCGGCTTCGCCTCCCACGTGCTTGTCACGCTCGTGGCCTACGCCGTCGAGCTGCGCCGCCTGGACGCCGCCCGCCGCCGCGGCGTGCTATCCCCGGGGCAGGTGGTGCCGATGTCCATTCTCTGGCTTCTGCCGCAATACATGCTCCTGGGGATCGGCGACGTGTTCAACGCCATCGGGATGCTGGAGTTCTTCTACGACCAGTCGCCGGAGGGGATGCAGAGCCTAGGCACCACCTTCTTCACCAGCGGCATCGGTGCAGGGAACTTCCTCAACAGCCTACTCGTGACCGTGGTCGACCGTGTGACGAGGCGCGAGGGAGGCCGGAGCTGGATCGGGAACGACCTCAACAGCTCGCACCTCGACTACTACTACGCCTTCCTGATGGCCCTGTCGGCGCTAAACCTGGCGGCCTTCGTGTCAGTGGCGGCGAAGTACGAGTACAAGCGGGAGGTAGTGTTGGAGGTGGCGCCG